In the Ramlibacter tataouinensis TTB310 genome, one interval contains:
- a CDS encoding LysR family transcriptional regulator — protein MRPMQTPAPAFADLHLLTVLAQTRSYTQAARRLGLSKATVSLRIGELERAAGVPLVRRTTRSVSLTPAGQQLVEDTQGPFERIEHSFASVRDLAGTPRGRVRLTAPVALGRQHLAPTLPAFMRRYPDIRLELHLDDRFVNLAQEGFDLAVRHTQVPPDSYVAWPLCGSRSLLAASSAYLRGRGTPAHPSELAQHACLAYLRDGTSQGWSFERDTRRGPERVLVPIAGPLKANNSEVLREAALAGLGIALLPDFSAAPGLASGELVQVLPQWKPLGFFGERLYALRPGSPRVPRAVQLLVDHLRQALAPGFPLPGR, from the coding sequence ATGCGGCCCATGCAAACGCCCGCGCCCGCCTTCGCCGACCTGCACCTGCTCACCGTGCTGGCGCAGACGCGCAGCTACACCCAGGCGGCGCGGCGGCTTGGCCTGTCCAAGGCCACGGTGAGCCTGCGCATCGGCGAGCTGGAGCGCGCGGCGGGCGTGCCGCTGGTGCGCCGTACCACCCGCTCCGTCTCGCTGACGCCGGCCGGCCAGCAGCTGGTGGAGGACACGCAGGGCCCGTTCGAGCGCATCGAGCACAGCTTCGCCAGCGTGCGCGACCTGGCCGGCACGCCGCGCGGCCGGGTGCGCCTGACGGCGCCGGTGGCCCTGGGCCGCCAGCACCTCGCGCCCACGCTGCCGGCCTTCATGCGCCGCTATCCCGACATCCGCCTCGAGCTCCACCTCGACGACCGCTTCGTCAACCTGGCGCAGGAGGGCTTCGACCTGGCGGTGCGCCACACCCAGGTGCCGCCCGACAGCTACGTGGCCTGGCCGCTGTGCGGCTCGCGCTCGCTGCTGGCGGCCAGCAGCGCCTACCTGCGCGGGCGCGGCACGCCGGCGCACCCGTCCGAGCTGGCCCAGCACGCCTGCCTGGCCTACCTGCGCGACGGCACCAGCCAGGGCTGGTCGTTCGAGCGCGACACGCGGCGCGGGCCGGAGCGCGTGCTGGTGCCCATCGCCGGGCCGCTCAAGGCCAACAACAGCGAGGTGCTGCGCGAGGCGGCGCTGGCCGGCCTGGGCATCGCCCTGCTGCCGGACTTCAGCGCCGCGCCCGGCTTGGCCAGCGGCGAGCTGGTGCAGGTGCTGCCGCAGTGGAAGCCGCTGGGCTTTTTCGGCGAGCGCCTCTATGCCCTGCGCCCCGGCTCGCCGCGCGTGCCGCGGGCGGTGCAGCTGCTGGTTGACCACCTGCGTCAGGCGTTGGCGCCGGGGTTTCCGCTGCCCGGCCGCTAG
- a CDS encoding MlaE family ABC transporter permease: MPRLEPPSAHGGGPARVLGQWTAAQFARPRLLRGLLARLGGAGPGQAWDLSQAEQLDHVGAQLLWDHWGRRWPEQLQALPAQRAILERVAEYTTGTPARRRAGWRRAWLGLGSRVLHAGHELQLFVRLIGQLALNLGQLLRAPHLGPWRDFSGHLYRIGATALPITALVGFLIGVVLAYLTSQQLRAFGADAFIVNILGIALIRELGPMLAAILIAGRSGSAITAQIGVMRVTDELDAMSVMGISHSFRLVLPRALALAIAMPLISTWTTLCSLAGGLLAAYVALGITPTFFLNALPEAVSLGNLVLAVGKSVVFGLLIALVGCHFGLRVEPNTQSLGQGTTASVVTAITVVILVDALFAIVFQEVGL, translated from the coding sequence ATGCCCCGCCTCGAGCCCCCGTCCGCCCACGGCGGCGGGCCGGCGCGCGTGCTGGGCCAGTGGACCGCGGCGCAGTTCGCCCGGCCGCGGCTGCTGCGCGGTTTGCTGGCCCGCCTGGGCGGCGCCGGGCCGGGCCAGGCCTGGGACCTGAGCCAGGCCGAGCAGCTGGACCATGTGGGCGCCCAGCTGCTGTGGGACCACTGGGGCCGGCGCTGGCCGGAGCAGCTGCAGGCCCTGCCGGCGCAGCGCGCCATCCTGGAGCGGGTGGCCGAGTACACGACCGGCACGCCGGCGCGCCGGCGTGCCGGCTGGCGCCGTGCCTGGCTGGGCCTGGGGTCGCGCGTGCTCCACGCCGGCCACGAACTGCAGCTGTTCGTGCGGCTGATCGGCCAGCTGGCGCTCAACCTGGGCCAGCTGCTGCGCGCGCCGCACCTGGGCCCCTGGCGTGATTTCTCCGGCCACCTGTACCGCATCGGCGCCACGGCCCTGCCGATCACGGCCCTGGTCGGCTTCCTGATCGGCGTGGTGCTGGCGTACCTGACCTCGCAGCAGCTGCGCGCCTTTGGCGCCGACGCCTTCATCGTCAACATCCTGGGCATCGCCCTGATCCGCGAGCTAGGGCCCATGCTGGCGGCCATCCTGATCGCGGGGCGCTCCGGCTCGGCCATCACCGCGCAGATCGGCGTGATGCGGGTGACCGACGAGCTGGACGCGATGAGCGTGATGGGCATCTCGCACAGCTTCCGCCTGGTGCTGCCGCGTGCGCTCGCCCTGGCCATCGCCATGCCTCTGATCAGCACCTGGACCACGTTGTGCTCGCTGGCCGGCGGCCTGCTGGCGGCCTACGTCGCGCTGGGCATCACGCCCACCTTCTTCCTGAACGCGCTGCCCGAGGCCGTGTCCCTGGGCAACCTGGTGCTGGCGGTGGGCAAGTCGGTGGTGTTCGGCCTGCTGATCGCGCTGGTGGGCTGCCACTTCGGCCTGCGCGTGGAGCCCAACACCCAGAGCCTGGGCCAGGGCACCACGGCCTCGGTGGTCACGGCCATCACGGTGGTGATCCTGGTCGATGCCCTGTTCGCCATCGTGTTCCAGGAGGTGGGGCTGTGA
- a CDS encoding ABC transporter ATP-binding protein, whose protein sequence is MTAGGAAAVIEIRKLWSVFHAPGRRFVIHKDLDLTVRAGEVVSIVGGSGTGKTVLLRQILGLEQPERGEIRVLGEPVGRTARRGAASRIGMLFQHGALFSAFSVLENIAFPLRELKTLPPKLVRDAAMVKLRMVGLKPEDADKMPADLSGGMIKRVALARALIMDPPLLLLDEPTAGLDPDSSDGFVRLLRSLHRDLGLTVVMVTHDLDTLYELSTRIAVLAEQRVIVTGPPREVIAFQHPFVHDFFLGERGQRAMELLREYPFTI, encoded by the coding sequence GTGACGGCCGGCGGCGCCGCGGCCGTGATCGAGATCCGCAAGCTGTGGAGCGTGTTCCACGCGCCCGGCCGCCGCTTCGTCATCCACAAGGACCTGGACCTCACGGTGCGAGCGGGCGAGGTGGTGTCCATCGTCGGCGGCTCGGGCACCGGCAAGACCGTGCTGCTGCGGCAGATCCTGGGGCTGGAGCAGCCCGAGCGCGGCGAGATCCGGGTGCTGGGCGAGCCGGTGGGGCGCACCGCGCGGCGCGGCGCGGCCAGCCGCATCGGCATGCTGTTCCAGCACGGCGCCCTGTTCTCCGCCTTCAGCGTGCTGGAGAACATCGCCTTCCCGCTGCGCGAGCTCAAGACCCTGCCGCCCAAGCTGGTGCGCGATGCCGCCATGGTGAAGCTGCGCATGGTGGGCCTCAAACCCGAGGACGCCGACAAGATGCCGGCCGACCTGTCCGGCGGCATGATCAAGCGCGTGGCGCTGGCGCGGGCGCTGATCATGGACCCGCCGCTGCTGCTGCTGGACGAGCCCACCGCCGGCCTGGACCCGGACAGCTCCGACGGCTTCGTGCGCCTGCTGCGCTCGCTGCACCGCGACCTGGGCCTGACGGTGGTGATGGTCACGCACGACCTGGACACGCTGTACGAGCTGTCCACCCGTATCGCGGTGCTGGCCGAGCAGCGCGTCATCGTCACCGGCCCGCCCAGGGAGGTGATCGCCTTCCAGCATCCCTTCGTGCACGACTTCTTCCTGGGCGAGCGCGGCCAGCGGGCCATGGAGCTGCTGCGCGAGTACCCGTTCACCATCTGA
- a CDS encoding MlaD family protein, whose amino-acid sequence MENKAHALAAGVFVVLVAALLLVLAAWLTRDTGERDIYEISTRETVTGLQEQAPVRYRGVDVGKVESIGFDPQAQGSVLVRLSVDSQAPVTRNTFATLSFQGVTGLAFVQLDDNGQPAPRLVRDDGEPPRIPLKPGLLASLAERGEVILEQVEQITSRLNNVLADPNQKRLTGALDNVGRAAADISTLSGTLTTVLNAQLGPDRVSIPDFVKDADAAVRSLRETSDEARGALAEVGRTAQRLNAPNGPVERLAEGTAALAQAAESFSSSTLPRINRATEDTSRAVRQLSRTVTGINDNPQSLIFGAGAVEPGPGEQGFDPREAGR is encoded by the coding sequence ATGGAAAACAAGGCCCACGCCCTGGCTGCCGGCGTCTTCGTCGTCCTGGTCGCCGCACTGCTGCTAGTGCTGGCGGCCTGGCTCACGCGCGACACCGGCGAGCGCGACATCTACGAGATCTCCACGCGCGAGACCGTCACCGGCCTGCAGGAGCAGGCGCCGGTGCGTTACCGCGGCGTGGACGTCGGCAAGGTCGAATCCATAGGCTTCGATCCGCAGGCCCAGGGCAGCGTGCTGGTGCGCCTGTCGGTGGACAGCCAGGCGCCGGTCACGCGCAACACCTTCGCCACGCTCAGCTTCCAGGGCGTCACCGGCCTGGCCTTCGTGCAGTTGGACGACAACGGCCAGCCGGCGCCGCGCCTGGTGCGCGACGACGGCGAGCCGCCGCGCATCCCGCTCAAGCCGGGGCTGCTCGCCTCGCTGGCCGAGCGCGGCGAGGTCATCCTGGAGCAGGTGGAGCAGATCACCAGCCGGCTCAACAACGTGCTGGCGGACCCGAACCAGAAGCGCCTGACCGGCGCGCTGGACAACGTGGGTCGCGCGGCGGCCGACATCAGCACCCTGTCGGGCACCCTGACCACCGTGCTGAACGCGCAGCTGGGCCCCGACCGCGTGAGCATCCCGGATTTCGTCAAGGATGCCGATGCGGCGGTGCGCTCGCTGCGCGAGACCTCGGACGAGGCGCGCGGTGCCCTGGCCGAGGTCGGCCGCACCGCGCAGCGGCTGAACGCGCCCAATGGCCCCGTCGAGCGGCTGGCCGAGGGCACGGCGGCGCTGGCGCAGGCGGCCGAGTCGTTCAGCAGCTCGACGCTGCCGCGCATCAACCGGGCCACCGAGGACACCTCGCGCGCGGTGCGCCAGCTCTCGCGCACGGTCACCGGCATCAATGACAACCCGCAGTCCCTGATCTTCGGTGCCGGGGCCGTGGAACCGGGGCCGGGCGAGCAAGGCTTCGACCCCCGGGAGGCCGGCCGATGA
- a CDS encoding ABC-type transport auxiliary lipoprotein family protein, with amino-acid sequence MKRALRQHAGGGRAWTRALPRWAAPGLLAALLAACGTFVDRPQRPTLYDFGPLALATAPAAGPAQPPLVLPEVEAGAALDGSAVLYRLGYADAHQLRPYAQSRWSAPPAQLIRQRLREHLGRQMVVLNLGEAALGRDGNARPRVLRLELEEFAQHFQSESASAGVLRLRATLSRNTPEGERLLAQRSFSVARPAPTPDAPGGVQALADAVDTLAGEIARWLGQVAPAAPAPAG; translated from the coding sequence ATGAAGAGGGCCCTTCGGCAACATGCCGGCGGCGGCCGCGCCTGGACACGGGCCCTGCCGCGCTGGGCCGCGCCCGGCCTGCTGGCCGCGCTGCTGGCCGCCTGCGGCACCTTCGTCGACCGGCCGCAGCGCCCGACGCTGTACGACTTCGGTCCGCTGGCGCTGGCCACGGCGCCAGCGGCCGGTCCGGCCCAGCCGCCGCTGGTGCTGCCCGAGGTCGAGGCCGGCGCCGCGCTGGACGGCTCGGCGGTGCTGTATCGCCTGGGCTATGCCGACGCCCACCAGCTGCGGCCCTATGCCCAGTCGCGGTGGAGCGCGCCCCCGGCCCAGCTGATCCGCCAGCGCCTGCGCGAGCACCTGGGCCGCCAGATGGTGGTGCTGAACCTGGGCGAAGCCGCGCTGGGCCGGGACGGCAACGCGCGGCCGCGGGTGCTGCGCCTGGAGCTGGAGGAGTTCGCGCAGCACTTCCAGAGCGAGAGCGCCAGCGCCGGCGTGCTGCGGCTGCGCGCCACGCTGTCGCGCAACACGCCGGAGGGCGAGCGCCTGCTGGCGCAGCGCAGCTTCTCCGTCGCGCGGCCCGCGCCCACGCCGGACGCGCCGGGCGGCGTGCAGGCGCTGGCCGATGCGGTCGACACCCTGGCCGGCGAGATCGCGCGCTGGCTGGGCCAGGTCGCGCCGGCGGCGCCGGCTCCCGCGGGCTGA
- a CDS encoding Crp/Fnr family transcriptional regulator: MPRDTPPPAAPTDAPTAEAAALVTAAGPARSAEALMREAGLELLGPCQQLSRWPGLMEQSPLLQDFTAAEADILGQAMLRVRARPGQRLIAEDHPSDWMMLLLAGTVDIGKRKLGLEADHPQAGEVTRLAVLRPGALLGEMSMLDGEPRYASCWALSEVEAAVMTRADVAGLITRHPGVGAKLLVKITQLLAQRLRNTSNQLVRVLQSGAPPQPR, from the coding sequence ATGCCCCGGGACACGCCGCCGCCCGCCGCACCGACCGACGCCCCAACCGCCGAGGCCGCGGCCCTGGTCACCGCCGCGGGACCGGCGCGTTCGGCCGAGGCCCTGATGCGCGAGGCCGGCCTGGAGCTGCTGGGCCCCTGCCAGCAGCTGTCGCGCTGGCCCGGCCTGATGGAGCAGTCGCCGCTGCTGCAGGATTTCACCGCCGCCGAGGCCGATATCCTGGGCCAGGCCATGCTGCGGGTGCGCGCGCGCCCCGGCCAGCGGCTGATCGCCGAGGACCACCCCAGCGACTGGATGATGCTGCTGCTGGCCGGCACGGTGGACATCGGCAAGCGCAAGCTGGGGCTGGAGGCCGACCATCCGCAGGCCGGCGAGGTCACCCGCCTGGCGGTGCTGCGGCCGGGGGCCCTGCTGGGCGAGATGTCGATGCTGGATGGCGAGCCGCGTTATGCCAGCTGCTGGGCGCTCAGCGAGGTGGAGGCGGCGGTGATGACGCGGGCCGACGTCGCCGGCCTGATCACGCGGCATCCCGGCGTCGGCGCCAAGCTGCTGGTGAAGATCACGCAGCTGCTGGCGCAGCGGCTGCGCAACACCAGCAACCAGCTGGTGCGTGTCCTGCAGTCGGGCGCACCGCCGCAGCCGCGCTGA
- a CDS encoding DUF7673 family protein produces the protein MDGAERDRRHRARLERINHVQLVVGRGDRLRIDHEGTLMERARMMVEEISAHQATERGLLAFERLLRLAEEGQARQAREIGEFIAAVWNNKPLPLVTLRGLEPAVGDDMLAVLDAFRYARLNLAEQVEGGPARVCRFLDRRGLARA, from the coding sequence ATGGATGGAGCTGAGCGCGACCGGCGGCACCGGGCCCGCCTGGAGCGGATCAACCATGTGCAGCTGGTCGTCGGACGCGGCGACCGCCTGCGCATCGACCACGAGGGCACGCTGATGGAACGCGCGCGCATGATGGTGGAGGAGATCAGCGCGCACCAGGCCACCGAGCGGGGCCTGCTGGCCTTCGAGCGCCTGCTGCGCCTGGCCGAGGAGGGCCAGGCCCGCCAGGCACGGGAGATCGGCGAGTTCATCGCGGCGGTCTGGAACAACAAGCCGCTGCCGCTGGTCACGCTGCGCGGCCTGGAGCCGGCCGTCGGCGACGACATGCTCGCCGTGCTCGACGCCTTCCGCTACGCCCGGCTGAACCTGGCCGAGCAGGTCGAGGGCGGCCCCGCGCGGGTATGCCGCTTCCTGGACAGGCGCGGCCTGGCCCGCGCCTGA
- a CDS encoding family 1 glycosylhydrolase, which yields MTSYNDLTPALPSSPSLSSSPASTDHDPAALELWGGYECTVNRVGDRWFDQTPRSGHEHRLDDLALFAGLGMRSLRYPALWERMSPRSPDEIDFRWTDERLPEMARLGLNPIVTLCHHGSGPAYTSLVMDNFAAGLARHAAAVARRYPWVRDWTPVNEPLTTARFSALYGYWYPHTTDEGLFWRALLNEIDATRLAMREIRAVNPQARLVQTDDLGFCHATPPLQCEADHQNERRWMGWDLLCGKVVPGHALWERLCAFGLEERLRAIADDPCPPDVVGINHYLSSERLLDHRVERHPHRAIADRELGDCAGIPYVDVDAIRNHRPGVLGLPQLLRQAWERYRLPLAVTECHNGATREEQVRWFVEVWEGAQQLRREGMDLRAVTAWSLLGSYDWNRMVTRHAGHYEPGVFDVRSGRPRPTLLARVLRDLAQGRPAQAPGLEAPGWWRRESRFIDAPAGQAHVPVAGHSGGPAACDDGAPLLIVGDDGPLTHLAQRACEVRGLRHVLAGAGSALAQLRACRPWAVLDARDRDHVTRPLTTVPEPASGRLPALARQCAELGVPCALFVTAVGGAAPAPLPSGVLVARTGPVYLPWDRSARAVRLLDALDAGQAVAADAGHPWTAVYGPDLLDGVLDLLLDGMDGEAHFVPLESWTEADFARQLALTADRDAGQVTAHGEPLPPADAGAAGRPTSYLPPGETTLERFVRESRLARVAGEEAVQPREDEVRMEEAH from the coding sequence ATGACTTCGTACAACGATCTGACCCCCGCTCTCCCCTCGTCCCCTTCCCTTTCATCGTCTCCTGCTTCCACCGACCATGACCCCGCCGCCCTGGAACTCTGGGGCGGCTACGAATGCACCGTCAACCGGGTGGGCGACCGCTGGTTCGACCAGACGCCCCGCAGCGGCCACGAGCATCGGCTGGACGACCTGGCCCTGTTCGCCGGGCTGGGCATGCGGTCGCTGCGCTACCCCGCCCTGTGGGAACGCATGTCGCCGCGCAGCCCCGACGAGATCGACTTCCGCTGGACCGACGAGCGCCTGCCCGAGATGGCCCGCCTGGGCCTGAACCCCATCGTGACGCTGTGCCACCACGGCAGCGGCCCGGCCTACACCAGCCTGGTCATGGACAACTTCGCGGCGGGACTGGCGCGCCACGCCGCCGCCGTGGCGCGGCGCTACCCCTGGGTGCGCGACTGGACGCCGGTGAACGAGCCGCTGACCACCGCGCGCTTTTCCGCCCTGTACGGCTACTGGTACCCGCACACCACCGACGAAGGCCTGTTCTGGCGGGCCCTGCTCAATGAGATCGATGCCACCCGGCTGGCCATGCGCGAGATCCGCGCGGTCAACCCGCAGGCCCGCCTGGTGCAGACCGACGACCTGGGCTTCTGCCACGCCACGCCGCCGCTGCAATGCGAGGCCGACCACCAGAACGAGCGCCGCTGGATGGGCTGGGACCTGCTGTGCGGCAAGGTGGTGCCGGGCCACGCCCTGTGGGAGCGGCTGTGCGCCTTCGGGCTGGAGGAGCGGCTGCGCGCCATCGCGGACGACCCCTGCCCGCCCGACGTGGTGGGCATCAACCACTACCTGTCCAGCGAGCGGCTGCTGGACCACCGCGTCGAGCGCCACCCGCACCGCGCCATCGCCGACCGCGAGCTGGGCGACTGCGCCGGCATCCCCTACGTGGACGTGGACGCCATCCGCAACCACCGCCCCGGCGTGCTGGGCCTGCCGCAGCTGCTGCGCCAGGCCTGGGAGCGCTACCGCCTGCCGCTGGCCGTGACCGAATGCCACAACGGGGCCACCCGCGAAGAGCAGGTGCGCTGGTTCGTGGAGGTGTGGGAAGGCGCGCAGCAGCTGCGGCGCGAAGGCATGGACCTGCGCGCCGTCACGGCCTGGTCGCTGCTCGGGTCCTATGACTGGAACCGGATGGTCACGCGCCATGCCGGCCACTACGAGCCCGGCGTGTTCGACGTGCGCTCGGGCCGCCCGCGGCCCACGCTGCTGGCGCGCGTGCTGCGCGACCTGGCCCAGGGCCGGCCGGCGCAGGCGCCGGGCCTGGAGGCGCCCGGCTGGTGGCGCCGCGAATCGCGCTTCATCGATGCGCCGGCGGGCCAGGCCCACGTCCCCGTGGCCGGACACAGCGGCGGACCGGCCGCCTGCGACGACGGCGCCCCGCTGCTGATCGTCGGCGACGATGGCCCGCTGACCCACCTGGCGCAGCGCGCATGCGAGGTGCGCGGCCTGCGCCATGTGCTGGCCGGCGCCGGCAGCGCCCTGGCGCAGTTGCGTGCCTGCAGGCCCTGGGCGGTGCTGGACGCCCGGGACCGCGACCACGTGACCCGGCCGCTGACCACGGTGCCCGAGCCCGCCAGCGGCCGCCTGCCGGCCCTGGCGCGGCAGTGCGCCGAGCTGGGGGTGCCCTGCGCGCTGTTCGTCACGGCGGTGGGCGGCGCGGCGCCTGCGCCGCTGCCCAGCGGCGTGCTGGTGGCCCGCACCGGCCCGGTGTACCTGCCATGGGACCGCAGCGCGCGCGCCGTGCGGCTGCTCGACGCGCTGGACGCCGGGCAGGCCGTGGCGGCGGATGCCGGCCATCCCTGGACCGCGGTGTACGGCCCCGACCTGTTGGACGGCGTGCTGGACCTGCTGCTGGACGGCATGGACGGCGAGGCGCATTTCGTGCCGCTGGAGAGCTGGACCGAGGCCGACTTCGCCCGCCAGCTGGCGCTGACCGCCGACCGCGACGCCGGCCAGGTCACCGCGCACGGCGAGCCGCTGCCGCCGGCCGACGCCGGGGCCGCCGGGCGGCCGACCTCCTACCTGCCGCCCGGCGAAACCACGCTGGAGCGCTTCGTGCGCGAGTCGCGGCTGGCGCGTGTGGCGGGCGAGGAGGCGGTGCAGCCGCGCGAGGACGAGGTGCGCATGGAGGAAGCGCACTGA
- a CDS encoding MaoC family dehydratase, translating to MDSPAVTTWWEDLQPGSVRELGSVTPTAQEIKDFAARFDPQPFHLDEAAGKASVFGGLCASGWHTCAMAMRLTVDNLLRTSSSMGSPGLENLRWMKPVYPGDTLTLRHRVTESRPSASRPDIGLVRSVWEMFNQRGEQVLHMEGHGMFRRRPPQP from the coding sequence ATGGACAGCCCCGCGGTCACCACCTGGTGGGAGGACCTGCAGCCCGGCTCGGTGCGCGAGCTGGGCTCGGTCACGCCCACGGCGCAGGAGATCAAGGACTTCGCAGCGCGCTTCGACCCGCAGCCCTTCCACCTCGATGAAGCCGCCGGCAAGGCCTCGGTCTTCGGCGGCCTGTGCGCCAGCGGCTGGCACACCTGCGCGATGGCGATGCGGCTGACGGTGGACAACCTGCTGCGCACCTCCAGCAGCATGGGCTCGCCCGGGCTGGAGAACCTGCGCTGGATGAAGCCCGTCTACCCGGGCGACACGCTGACGCTGCGGCACCGCGTCACCGAGTCGCGGCCCTCGGCCAGCCGGCCCGACATCGGCCTGGTGCGATCGGTGTGGGAGATGTTCAACCAGCGCGGCGAGCAGGTGCTGCACATGGAAGGCCATGGCATGTTCCGGCGACGGCCGCCGCAGCCGTAG
- a CDS encoding SDR family oxidoreductase: MDKVLLVTGASRGIGAATALLAARQGWAVAVNYTANSSAADEVVRQIGAAGGTAITVRADVAQEDQVLAMFEQVDARLGRLSGLVNNAGVVDVTARLEEMSVARWKRMFDINVIGSLLCAREAVRRMSTRRGGAGGAIVNLSSAAARLGAPGQYLDYAAAKGAIDAFTIGLAKEVGADGIRVNAVRPGLIETEIHASGGIPDRVRQLAHQVPMQRGGTAQEVAEAIVWLLSPAASYTTMSLLDVSGGR; the protein is encoded by the coding sequence ATGGACAAAGTCTTGTTGGTCACTGGGGCAAGCCGCGGCATAGGCGCGGCGACGGCGCTGCTGGCCGCCCGGCAGGGCTGGGCGGTGGCCGTGAACTACACCGCCAACTCCTCGGCCGCCGATGAGGTGGTGCGGCAGATCGGCGCCGCGGGCGGCACCGCGATCACCGTGCGCGCCGACGTGGCGCAGGAGGACCAGGTGCTGGCGATGTTCGAGCAGGTCGACGCCCGGCTGGGGCGGCTCAGCGGCCTGGTCAACAACGCCGGCGTGGTCGACGTGACGGCCCGGCTGGAGGAGATGAGCGTGGCGCGCTGGAAGCGCATGTTCGACATCAACGTCATCGGCAGCCTGCTGTGCGCGCGCGAGGCGGTGCGGCGCATGAGCACGCGCCGCGGCGGCGCGGGCGGGGCCATCGTCAACCTCTCCAGCGCCGCGGCCCGGCTGGGCGCGCCCGGCCAGTACCTGGACTATGCGGCCGCCAAGGGCGCGATCGACGCCTTCACCATCGGGCTGGCCAAGGAGGTGGGCGCCGACGGCATCCGCGTCAACGCGGTGCGGCCCGGGCTGATCGAGACCGAGATCCACGCCTCGGGCGGCATCCCCGACCGGGTGCGGCAGCTGGCCCACCAGGTGCCCATGCAGCGCGGCGGCACGGCGCAGGAGGTGGCCGAGGCCATCGTGTGGCTGCTCTCGCCCGCGGCCAGCTACACCACCATGAGCCTGCTCGACGTGTCGGGGGGCCGCTGA
- a CDS encoding dienelactone hydrolase family protein, protein MGEFIDLKAADGNVFPAYVARPAGQPRAAVVVLQEIFGVNSHIRSVADGYAAQGYLAVAPSTFHRVKPQVELGYAEADMSAGFALKTAVEALPAPGVMQDIQAAIDWAAGQKAGSGKVGIVGFCWGGLLTWRAACTLKGLSAAVPYYGGGVTTPDEVARVPRVPVLAHFGDQDHWIPLDSVEAFKRAHPDVEVHVYQANHGFNCDQRGSHNAEAAKLARERTLAFFAKHLG, encoded by the coding sequence ATGGGTGAATTCATCGATCTGAAGGCCGCCGACGGCAACGTGTTCCCGGCCTACGTGGCCAGGCCCGCCGGCCAGCCCAGGGCCGCCGTCGTGGTGCTGCAGGAGATCTTCGGCGTCAACTCGCACATCCGCTCGGTGGCCGACGGCTACGCGGCGCAGGGCTACCTGGCCGTGGCCCCGTCCACCTTCCACCGGGTCAAGCCGCAGGTCGAGCTGGGCTATGCCGAGGCCGACATGAGCGCCGGCTTCGCGCTCAAGACCGCGGTGGAGGCGCTGCCCGCCCCCGGCGTGATGCAGGACATCCAGGCCGCCATCGACTGGGCCGCGGGGCAGAAGGCCGGCTCGGGCAAGGTGGGCATCGTCGGCTTCTGCTGGGGCGGCCTGCTGACCTGGCGCGCCGCCTGCACGCTCAAGGGCCTGTCGGCGGCCGTGCCCTACTACGGCGGCGGGGTGACCACGCCGGACGAGGTGGCCCGCGTGCCCCGGGTGCCGGTGCTGGCGCACTTCGGCGACCAGGACCACTGGATCCCGCTGGACAGCGTGGAAGCCTTCAAGCGCGCCCACCCGGACGTGGAGGTGCACGTCTACCAGGCCAACCACGGCTTCAACTGCGACCAGCGCGGCTCGCACAACGCCGAGGCGGCGAAGCTGGCGCGCGAGCGCACGCTGGCGTTCTTCGCCAAGCACCTGGGGTGA
- a CDS encoding amidohydrolase: MAIAALPAAAADYAGPLFDAHLHYNDEAWSGPHPLADVLARMQRNGVRAIIANSRPNDGTQALASSPQTRQAGVAVVPFVRLYRNRADYTSWFRDEGIYEMVRTELARGTEAGPFRGIGEFHLYDSANAQGPVARKLMQLAEERQLAVLAHVDDVAVDRLMAATPSRGQKVRLIWAHTGIAGAPAARVDELMAKYPLLVGELSYRPGLTCDGGTLCGDWRALLLKYPTRFVIGSDTWVNQRWLYYDELMAGYRRWLGALPPGVARRIAWDNGASLFGVADPK; this comes from the coding sequence TTGGCCATCGCCGCCCTGCCCGCCGCGGCGGCGGACTATGCCGGCCCCCTCTTCGACGCCCACCTGCACTACAACGACGAGGCCTGGTCCGGGCCGCACCCGCTGGCCGACGTGCTGGCGCGCATGCAGCGCAACGGCGTGCGCGCGATCATCGCCAACTCGCGGCCGAACGACGGCACGCAGGCCCTGGCCTCGTCGCCGCAGACCCGCCAGGCCGGCGTGGCGGTGGTGCCCTTCGTGCGCCTGTACCGCAACCGGGCCGACTACACCAGCTGGTTCCGTGACGAGGGCATCTACGAGATGGTGCGCACCGAGCTGGCGCGCGGCACCGAAGCGGGGCCGTTCCGCGGCATCGGCGAGTTCCACCTGTACGACAGCGCCAACGCGCAGGGTCCGGTGGCGCGCAAGCTGATGCAGCTGGCCGAGGAGCGGCAGCTTGCGGTGCTGGCGCATGTGGACGACGTGGCGGTGGACCGGCTGATGGCCGCCACGCCCTCGCGCGGGCAGAAGGTCCGCCTGATCTGGGCCCACACCGGCATCGCCGGCGCGCCCGCGGCGCGGGTCGACGAGCTGATGGCCAAATACCCGCTGCTGGTGGGCGAGCTGTCCTACCGGCCGGGACTGACCTGCGACGGCGGCACGCTGTGCGGCGACTGGCGCGCGCTGCTGCTCAAGTACCCGACGCGCTTCGTGATCGGCTCGGACACCTGGGTCAACCAGCGGTGGCTGTACTACGACGAGCTGATGGCCGGCTACCGCCGCTGGCTGGGCGCCCTGCCGCCCGGGGTGGCGCGCCGCATCGCCTGGGACAATGGCGCCTCCCTGTTCGGCGTCGCCGACCCCAAGTAG